Part of the Rothia mucilaginosa genome, ATATACATTGACGTACTGATAGGTCTGTACGGGGTGCGCATGCCCGCCACGGTGTGTGGCGTGATTTGCTCTGTATTGGCTCCAACGAAGGGCTTCCGATGACTACCTTCTTCACTCGACGTACTCTCCTGGGCGTGGGTGCGACCGGCATCCTTGCGGCGCTGGCTGCGTGCGCTAGCGATATTCGCCCGCTGTCGCAGGGTTCCGGCGGTTCCTCTGGTTCAGCTTCTGATGCTGCGTCTGGCGCGGCTTCTGGTGCGGCGTCCTCTTCTGCGAGCGCTTCGGCGTCGCCTTCTCCTACCGATGATCACACGCCCGGCTCATACGTGGGTCCGATTAAGTTCAATAACTACGAGCGGAACGGCACCTACATCCCTGCGACTGCGGATGCGCCGGCGCAGAACGTGCCGAAGCCTCTGATTCCGGAGAAGATGAAGGAAAACAGCCCCGAGGGCGCCTACGCTCTGATGGGTTATTGGCTTGCTTCCCAGAATTATCTGATTCTGACCGGCGATGTTGAGCCGCTGATGAAGGCGGATCCTGCGAAGGCTTTTTTGAGGAACTCTAGGACCATGATTAAGCTCTACGAGTCGGGTCTGGGTTGGATTTACGGTTCGGATCAGCCGTACAAGATTGAGATTGCGGAGAATGAGCTTCAGCCGGTTGCTAATAAGCAGGACCGTTATGAATGGCTTGTGACTGTTGCTTATGATCCTGCCGCTAAGTACCACATTGAGGGTGAGCCTGATGCGACTATCGTTGAGGAGGAAAAGACGATTCCTCGCACGACGAAGTTCATCATGGAGTACAAGGAAGGCATGTGGCGCATGCTC contains:
- a CDS encoding DUF6318 family protein, with product MTTFFTRRTLLGVGATGILAALAACASDIRPLSQGSGGSSGSASDAASGAASGAASSSASASASPSPTDDHTPGSYVGPIKFNNYERNGTYIPATADAPAQNVPKPLIPEKMKENSPEGAYALMGYWLASQNYLILTGDVEPLMKADPAKAFLRNSRTMIKLYESGLGWIYGSDQPYKIEIAENELQPVANKQDRYEWLVTVAYDPAAKYHIEGEPDATIVEEEKTIPRTTKFIMEYKEGMWRMLLDNNS